TGATCCGCCGGTGCGCGGCGCCCGCCTTGGCGCTGCGGGTGCCGGTGAAGGGGTGCGGCTTGTACAGGACGCGGACCGGGGGATCGGCCGCGATCAGCTTCTTCACGATGTTCTCGCCGGCCAGCAGGAGCGAGGTGTTGCCCGGGTTGTCGTCCCAGCCCTCCCAGGTGGGCGCGTACAGCACCGTCGCGATACGACCCGCGGGTGTGCCCTCCGAGGTCCTGATCGGCGCCAGCTGCGGGCGGCCGACCTCCACGATGTCCTCGTCGCGGATGCCGACGTCGGCGATGGCGTAGCGGTCGCGGCCCGCGCGGCCGGCGGTCCACACCTCGTCGTAGACCTTGCTGAACGGGTTGACGCTGGCGAGCTTGTCGCTGTCGCCGTGGCCGATGAAGACGTGCTTCATGGTCGGCACCCGCAGCAGGTGGATGTTCTTGCCGACGTTCGCGCAGTACAACGCGACCCGCACCATGGACAGGTCCATGTTCATCAGGTGCACCCCCCCGGGCACGCAGACGACAGGGACCGAGGTGGGCGCCATCTTCTCCAGGACGGTGCGCTCACGCAGGATGACCAGGGGCCGGGACTCCATCTGCTCCATGGTCTCCAGCCACATGTTGACCTGGTAGGCGGAGTCGTCGGAGCCGGAGAAGTACAGCACCGTCTGCGGCCGGTACTCGCGCAGCCAGGCGCTGACCGTGCCGAGCACCTTGTCGGCCTTCGGCGGCAGCCGCTTAGCCCGCAGATGCGGCACCAGCACCAGCACGTACAGCGCGCCCAGGCCCAGGGTGACTCCGATGCCGGCGAAGCCCGCGGCCTCGGAGTCGGTGAGCGCGCAGACGAGGAGACCCACCACGGCCGCGAGGTCGAGGTGGAGCATCTTCACGGTGGCGCGGCTCAGCAGGCGGCGCGGCGGGGCGTCCGGTATGCGCAGCCTGGAGGCCAGGTCGACGTTCCTGGTCACGACCGGCATCTGACGGCGCTTGCCGATCAGGGCGACCAGCGCGCCGTGCGGGGCCTGGAGACCGAAGAACACCGTGAAGCACGCGATCGCCGCGTAGAAGACCGGCTCCTGGGAGAGGTCGAGTCTCGCCAGCAGCAGGATCAGCAGCAGTTCGCGGACCAGGAACCGGGTGGACAGACCTGCCCGCACCTTGCCCAGGAGGGCGATGAGGCGACTGCCTTTGCGGTGGAGGTAGAGGTCCGCCAGGTACGTCACGGCGGCCGCGGCGGCGAAGGCGGGGGCGCTCGGAACGAGCGCGGCCGCCATGAGGCCGGGGTAGCCCAGCATCATGAGGACCGCCGCGGCCAGTTCGGCCGCGCTGCCCACCCGGGCCACGCGAATAGCGGTGGATATCACGGAGAAACCTGCTCTGGGAGGGGGCCGGTCATAGGTACTAAAAGTCCGGAAAATCCTTTGTGAAGGTTTCGGGAGTTTTACGGATTCAGGCCTCTGTGAATTCTCCGTGAACAGGGAGCCACAAAGGCCTGAAAATTCGATGGCTATTTACGCTGGATTATGCCATGCCATCCTGTCGGTCGAGCACTCCGGCCAGGACCTGCTCGAAGCCCGAGGCCCGGCCGACGGCCGCCGTCGGGTCCTGCTGGCGGACGTCGATCACATGCCCGGTGAGCTCGGAGAGCAGCACGTCGAGCGAGGTGCGGGCGACGGCCTCGGAGGAGAGCAGACTGCCCGCGGGCTCCTGCCCGAAGGCCTTGGTACGCATGGGCGTAGCCGTGCGCTCCGGGTTGACGCAATTCACCCGGATGCCGTCACCGGCCCACTCGTCGGAGAGCGCCTGAGTGAGATTCACCATGGCCGCCTTGGTCGAGGAGTACAGGCTGTACTCGGCACGCCCCCGGGTGTAACTGCTGGAGGTGTACAGCAGCAGCTGCCCCTTCGTTTCCGCCAGGTACTTGTACGCCGAACGTGCGATCTGCACCGGTGCCAGGTAGTTGACTTTCAGCGCTTCCTCGATGGTCGCGTTGTCGGTCTCGGCCAGCTTGCCGATGCGCAGCACACCCGCCGTGTTGACGACGTAGTCGATGCGCCCGGTCTCGCTGTACGCCTTGGACAGGGCGTCGTCGACCTCCTCCGGGTTCTCCACGTGCGTGCCGGTGGTGGAGCGGCCCAGGGCATAGACCGTGGCGCCGTAGGACTCGGCGAGCTCGGCGATGTCCTTGCCGATGCCGTAGGAGCCGCCGAAGACGACCATGGTCCTGCCGGTGAGGAGCTCGCGGTAGACCTCCTCGCCGTTCTGCTCCGGGGTGGCGGAGGAGGCCAGCTGGAAGAGCTTGTCGGCGATGAAGACGTCGACGGGCTGGGTCACCTTCATGTTGTACTCGTCACCCGCCACGACGTGGATCGGCACGTCCGGCAGATAGCGCAGCACGACGGTGCAGTCGTCGGTGGCCTGGAAATTGGGGTCGCCCGCCGCCACCTCGTAGGCCCGGCGGATGGTGGACAGCTTGAACGCCTGCGGGGTCTGACCGCGGCGCAGCCGGGAGCGGTCCGGGATCTCGGTGATGAACTCGCCGTCCTCGCCGTGCGTGCGCGTGACGATGATGGTGTCCGCGGACGGGATGGCGACGTCGACCGCCTGGTAGCGCTCCAGCGCCGTGACGCAGTCGTCGATGACCCGCTGCGAGAGCAGGGGGCGCACGGCGTCGTGGAACAGGACGTTGAGGTCCTCGCCGTCGGCCAGCCCCTCGCCCAGGGCCGCGATGGCGCGCTCGGTGGTCTCGTTCCGCGTGGAGCCGCCCTCGATGATCTTCCGGACCTTCTTGAAACCGGCCTTGGACACGATCTTCTCGATGTCCGGCACATAGCCCGGTGCCATCAGCACGATGATCTCGTCGACCGAGTCGGCCTTCTCGAAGGTGGTCAGGGTGTGCTCGATGACTGCCTTGCCGGCGATCTTCAGCAGCTGCTTGGGGATCGACAGACCCACCCGCTGACCGGTGCCACCGGCCAGGATCACTGCGGTGGTACGGGGCTTGGCTATGTGCTGGGACACAGAGGACCTACCTTGGGGCGACAGGGAACGGGGAAATGGTCCCACTTGCGGTTACCGCGATGCAAGGTGAGCGCCGTTCGCTGCAAATGTGCACGCAACCTGGCATTCACCTTGCGTCGCCGACGATTGCCTAGACACCGACGCGGCTTCCCTGGATGGTCCCGGGAAATCCTGTGAGTTACTCCACAAGAAGTATGTCATTGCCGAGAGTGACGGAGTGACACGGACAAGAGCGGCGCCGAACGGCGTCAGTGCCGCCGCAGCCGCTTGAGACAACGGTGCCCGAGAACCCGCACGAGCTCCTTCGACGAGGTCTGGTGCACCGCGCGCGCCGAGGTCCCGCCGGGCGCCGCGGCCAGCGCGGCGAGTGCCCCGTACAGGGCCTGAGCGGCCACCTCGGGAGCGATCCGGGCCTCCGCCGGCCGTTGCACCTGCACGGCGGGCTTCGGCACAGCGGACAGCAGGGCCGGGTCACCGATCACCCGTACTCCCGTCCGTTCGATCCGGTCGGCCATCTCGGCGCCGATCCCGGTGGCCGCCCGGACGGCCCAGTCGGGTGTGGAGATCCTCACGTCCTGTGAGGTGGGACTGCACGTGTTCTTCATATGCATGACCGCGCCGTTACGAACCAGTAGGGAATAGAGCTCGTCGGGGAGACCATTACCGCGAAATTCCTTGTTGAGGTTGCGCAGCATTTCGGTCTCGGCGAGGGTGAGAGAGCGATTCGCCGTGTCCGGAACGGGCTGAAGGAGATTCGCGGGCAGTCCGAGCAGCCCCTCGAAGGTGCGCATCAGCCCGCCCCGGTCCCGGTCGTCCACCACGACGACGGTGACCCGCTCGGCCCCGACCGCCCGCACCCACCGCTCGACCAGCCGGTCGTGCCGGTGCCGACGCCAGAAACTGGGGTTGGGCTTCTCGTAGGGGGCCTTGCGGAGCATGTGCTCCAGCCACTCCTCGTAGCCCATGCGCAGGCCGTTCTGCACGTACTGCTGCCACTGCGAGGGCATGATCCTCACCAGTGGGCGCAGGGTGACCAGCACCTGCACCGACTCTCCGCCGAGCTGCTCGACGATCCGCCCGGCGGTCGCGTCGTCCGGGGCGTCGGCGAAGAACTCGCTGCTGATCACGGAGGTGCGGCGGCCGGTGGCGTGCACCTGGTCCACGAGCCGCGTCCAGTGCCGCTCGGTGGGCGTGGCGTCGCCGATCATCCCGGTCCGGGAGCAGGCCGCCAGCACGGCCTGCATGGGGTGTCTGCTCTGCGCCGGGTACGCGACGCCGTACGCCGGCAGCTTCTCCTTCGCCGCGAAGAGGGCGCCCTGGATCGAGGTGGTCCCGGTCTTGTGCGGCCCTATGTGCAGCAGGCGGGTGCCGGCGGGCAGCGGGGTGGGTTTCACGAGGGCCGGGGCGCCGTCACTCGTACAGTCCGTGGGGTTCGTACAGTCCGTCTCCATGGTCAGAAGACGGTAAGAGGGGTTCCTTAGGGGACGCTGAGAGGAGCCTGGGGCACGGATGAGTCCCGGGCTCCGGTCGGCGTTTTTCACATCGGGGTTTTCACACCCGCCGTACTCCGCTCCTACCGTCGGCCACCCGCAGCTTCGCGAGCGTACGGGCGGTCGCCTTCGGCTTGAGGACGGTGTCGACGACGCGGACGGTCGCGTCGACGGCGTCGGCGCGGAGGTCGAAGAGGTGGTAGCCGCGGTGGGCGTCGATCAGCTTCCAGTGCGGGTTGTCGGCCTTCAGCGGGTCCCACTGGGCGTGGAAGGCGGCCTGGTCCTGGTCGCCGTTGCTGGAGATGGACGTGCCGACGAACTCGGCGCCGACGACGGCGGAGCCCGGGTCGGCGAAGTCCTTCCTCAGGTCGCTGATCATGCTCAGGTGCCGGTCGCCGCTGAGGACGACCGGGTTGCGGACCGAGGCGAACTCCGCCAGGAGGGCGTTGCGTTCGACCTGGTAGCCGTCCCAGGCGTCGTAGTACCACTGCTTGCCCGGACCGGCCAGCAGATCGGTCTCCGCCAGCATGATCTGCGAGGCGACGAGGTTCCAGCGGGCGCCCGAGCCGTGCAGCGAGTCGAGCAGCCACTGCTTCTGCTCGGCGCCGAGCATGGTGCGCGCGGGGTCCTGGGCGCCCGCCTGGCCGGTGGCCTGGTCGGTGCGGTACTGCCGGGTGTCCAGCACGTTGAGCCGGGCCAGCCGCCCGAACTGGAAGCGGCGGTGCATGCGGATGTGCGGCCCGTCGGGGATCGCGGTGGCCCTGACCGGCATGTGCTCGTAGTACGCCTGGTAGGCCGCGGTCAGCCGGGCCACGAAGGCGTCGTGGGTCTGCTGCGCGGGATCCTGCGGGATCTCCCCGGCGTAGTCGTTGTCGACCTCGTGGTCGTCGAAGGTGACCACCCAGGGCGCGTGGGCGTGCATACGCTTCAGGTCGGGGTCGGAGCGGTACTGGGCGTACCGGTTGCGGTACTGCGTGAGCGAGTACGGCTCGCCGCTCCCCTCGTGCCGCCGTACCGCCGAGGCCGAGGGGCCCGACTCGTAGATGTAGTCGCCGACGAAGAGGACGACGTCCGGGTCCTGCGCCAGCATGTCGGCGTACGGCGTGAAGTAGCCGTGCTGCCAGTTCTGGCAGGAGGCGAGCGCGATGCGCAGCGGGCCGCCGGAGCTGAGGAGGCCGGGCGCGGTGCGGGTGCGGCCCACCGGCGAAAGCTGGCCGCCGGCCCGGAAGCGGTACCAGTACACGCTGCCCGGACGGAGCCCTCGCACATCGACGTGAACGCTGTGCCCGTACGCGGACCGGGCCTGGGCGGTGCCCTTGCGGACGGAGCCGGCGAAGCGCGGGTCGGGCGATATCTCCCACTGCACCGGGACGGTCCGGTCGGGCATGCCGCCGCCGTTCAGCGGGTCCGGTGCGAGCCGGGTCCACAGGACGATGCCGTCGGGCAGGGGGTCTCCGGAGGCGACGCCCAGGCTGAACAGCCCGGCGGGCAGCGGCGCTTCGGCCGCGCGGGCGGTGGCGGGCAGCCACAGCTGGGCGGAGGCGGCGGCACCGACCACGGCGGCACCCGCGGTCAGGAAACGGCGACGGTCGGGGGATGCGGTTCCGTTCGCGGCGGCGCGCTCGGCGGCCATCGGTGAACTCCCTTGCCTCGCTGGTCTCTTGGACCTTCGGAAGCTCCCACGGCTGGGCGGTCGACCCGCCGAACTCCAGGCTTCACGTGCATGACAAGTGAGAGGACAGCGGAGTCGGGCAGCGGGCGCCACCGCTCACCCGCTCCGCCACGGAGCACTCAGGGCATCGTCTGGTACGCGGGCGGAGTCTTGTCCGATACGCCGTTGTAAGTGATGCCTCCCCAGCCGACGTTCTCGCCGGAGATGTAGGGCGACGTCTCGCCGTAACAGGCGAGGAGCTGTCCAGCCGGGAGCACCTTTTCGACACAGTGGGCGTCGGGGTCGACATCCCATGCGGAATGCACGTACGAGCTCGTCATGGTGATGTTGACCGTGGCGTTGTTCCGGACGAGAAGGACCGCCTGCATGGTGTCGTTGCTGTGGTTGATGACCAGACAGGTCTGGAAGATCACTTTGGTGGACACCGAGTGGTTGTCGGTGCCCCCGCACACACTGTCGTCAGGCCGCACCCATGCCTGCCAATTGGGCGCGGCCGAAGCCGGACCGACCGCCATGGCAGCCGCCCCGAAGGTGACAGCGGCCACGGTCAGGAACCTGCGGATTGGACGACGCATGTGCTCTCCCTCGCTACACGGACATGTCCGGGCTCCTGGCGCGGCGTGACGTGCGCCCAGCCGGTCGGCCCCTTGATCATGATCTCCTCGCCAGGAGGATCATGCCCACATCAAATCGGGCCAATATCCGGAGCGGCGCGAGCAACAGGAAACGGCGAGGCGGGATCCCTGGAACAGGGCCCGCCTCGCCGCTTCCGTACGATCGCCGAGGGACTGAACTAGAAGGGCTCGAAGCCCTCGAACTCCTGGGTCGCCTCGT
The sequence above is a segment of the Streptomyces asoensis genome. Coding sequences within it:
- a CDS encoding CDP-glycerol glycerophosphotransferase family protein gives rise to the protein MISTAIRVARVGSAAELAAAVLMMLGYPGLMAAALVPSAPAFAAAAAVTYLADLYLHRKGSRLIALLGKVRAGLSTRFLVRELLLILLLARLDLSQEPVFYAAIACFTVFFGLQAPHGALVALIGKRRQMPVVTRNVDLASRLRIPDAPPRRLLSRATVKMLHLDLAAVVGLLVCALTDSEAAGFAGIGVTLGLGALYVLVLVPHLRAKRLPPKADKVLGTVSAWLREYRPQTVLYFSGSDDSAYQVNMWLETMEQMESRPLVILRERTVLEKMAPTSVPVVCVPGGVHLMNMDLSMVRVALYCANVGKNIHLLRVPTMKHVFIGHGDSDKLASVNPFSKVYDEVWTAGRAGRDRYAIADVGIRDEDIVEVGRPQLAPIRTSEGTPAGRIATVLYAPTWEGWDDNPGNTSLLLAGENIVKKLIAADPPVRVLYKPHPFTGTRSAKAGAAHRRITALIKKAAAQRVGDPRFTADPAAEAKAKAELTRLKARLDGLSLAFDERADEAVTSRDGIVDVRKHEEAARLRAEWNETYWRSFPSFEHRVITGAGPRLYDCFNASEAMVSDISSVVSDFIASGKPYAVADSAELGAEEFRRQNTAVRAAVILSNSAAELDQLLDAVRAPAADPLAKDRKELKEYLLGPDEPTSLEQFDTAVTDLALKAEARNVGQESHAAAADNAVGAAPDDATELPKDAKGVTAG
- a CDS encoding alkaline phosphatase D family protein, coding for MAAERAAANGTASPDRRRFLTAGAAVVGAAASAQLWLPATARAAEAPLPAGLFSLGVASGDPLPDGIVLWTRLAPDPLNGGGMPDRTVPVQWEISPDPRFAGSVRKGTAQARSAYGHSVHVDVRGLRPGSVYWYRFRAGGQLSPVGRTRTAPGLLSSGGPLRIALASCQNWQHGYFTPYADMLAQDPDVVLFVGDYIYESGPSASAVRRHEGSGEPYSLTQYRNRYAQYRSDPDLKRMHAHAPWVVTFDDHEVDNDYAGEIPQDPAQQTHDAFVARLTAAYQAYYEHMPVRATAIPDGPHIRMHRRFQFGRLARLNVLDTRQYRTDQATGQAGAQDPARTMLGAEQKQWLLDSLHGSGARWNLVASQIMLAETDLLAGPGKQWYYDAWDGYQVERNALLAEFASVRNPVVLSGDRHLSMISDLRKDFADPGSAVVGAEFVGTSISSNGDQDQAAFHAQWDPLKADNPHWKLIDAHRGYHLFDLRADAVDATVRVVDTVLKPKATARTLAKLRVADGRSGVRRV
- a CDS encoding bifunctional cytidylyltransferase/SDR family oxidoreductase, with product MSQHIAKPRTTAVILAGGTGQRVGLSIPKQLLKIAGKAVIEHTLTTFEKADSVDEIIVLMAPGYVPDIEKIVSKAGFKKVRKIIEGGSTRNETTERAIAALGEGLADGEDLNVLFHDAVRPLLSQRVIDDCVTALERYQAVDVAIPSADTIIVTRTHGEDGEFITEIPDRSRLRRGQTPQAFKLSTIRRAYEVAAGDPNFQATDDCTVVLRYLPDVPIHVVAGDEYNMKVTQPVDVFIADKLFQLASSATPEQNGEEVYRELLTGRTMVVFGGSYGIGKDIAELAESYGATVYALGRSTTGTHVENPEEVDDALSKAYSETGRIDYVVNTAGVLRIGKLAETDNATIEEALKVNYLAPVQIARSAYKYLAETKGQLLLYTSSSYTRGRAEYSLYSSTKAAMVNLTQALSDEWAGDGIRVNCVNPERTATPMRTKAFGQEPAGSLLSSEAVARTSLDVLLSELTGHVIDVRQQDPTAAVGRASGFEQVLAGVLDRQDGMA